Proteins encoded in a region of the Bacteroidota bacterium genome:
- the trpC gene encoding indole-3-glycerol phosphate synthase TrpC: MKTLFDIVDFKKQEVEQRKQLYPVRLLETSIYFESDSVSLKKYLLRKDKSGIIAEFKKQSPSLGIINKYAEIEKISIGYMQSGASALSVLTDSKYFGGSNSDLTLARKFNYCPVLRKDFIIDEYQILEAKSIGADAVLLIASILTSQEIKNFTRLAHQLKMEVLLELHGEEEINKVYGDADVIGINNRDLKTMSIDLTHSVRMKKLLPSNAVLVSESGINKPEDALLLKKEGYNGFLIGSHFMKQAKPHEACRTFIAKFNQLIQSHEN; the protein is encoded by the coding sequence ATGAAAACACTATTTGACATTGTAGATTTCAAAAAACAGGAAGTTGAACAACGTAAGCAGCTTTATCCTGTTCGTTTATTAGAGACCTCCATTTATTTTGAAAGCGATTCCGTATCTCTCAAAAAGTATCTTTTGCGTAAGGACAAGAGTGGTATTATAGCGGAGTTCAAGAAGCAGTCGCCGTCTCTGGGCATCATTAATAAATATGCTGAAATTGAAAAAATATCCATCGGTTATATGCAGAGCGGTGCCAGTGCTTTATCTGTTTTAACCGATTCGAAATATTTTGGCGGGAGCAATAGCGATTTAACACTGGCGAGGAAGTTTAATTATTGTCCCGTTTTACGCAAAGATTTTATAATAGATGAGTATCAGATTCTGGAGGCAAAATCCATTGGAGCGGATGCTGTTTTGTTGATTGCATCTATATTAACGTCTCAGGAAATAAAGAACTTTACCCGTTTAGCGCATCAGTTGAAAATGGAAGTTTTGCTCGAGTTGCATGGTGAAGAAGAAATAAATAAAGTTTACGGCGACGCAGATGTGATTGGCATCAATAACCGCGATTTAAAAACCATGTCAATCGATCTTACACATTCCGTAAGAATGAAAAAATTACTTCCATCCAATGCAGTGTTGGTATCGGAGAGTGGTATTAATAAACCTGAGGATGCTTTACTGCTTAAAAAGGAAGGTTATAATGGTTTTTTAATTGGCTCACATTTCATGAAACAAGCCAAACCACATGAAGCCTGCAGGACTTTTATTGCAAAATTTAATCAGTTAATACAAAGCCATGAAAATTAA
- a CDS encoding phosphoribosylanthranilate isomerase — protein MKIKVCGLNNPLNIVELAGAGVDLFGFIFYKKSPRYYNSSLDNHVIRDMYHSIQKVGVFVNANEYEIMDAAAKYYLDYVQLHGNESPQLCTKLNQHVKVIKVFSVENKLNKAFMEKYSEVCDYFLLDTKTKLHGGSGKQFDWHALEDYDFKQPFFLSGGIGIEDVETIKRIEHPKLYGIDVNSKFEIIPGTKDTQLVKEFIKQINY, from the coding sequence ATGAAAATTAAAGTATGCGGTTTAAACAATCCGCTTAACATAGTGGAATTGGCCGGCGCAGGTGTCGACTTGTTCGGATTTATATTTTACAAGAAATCGCCGCGCTATTATAACAGTTCACTGGATAATCATGTTATCAGGGATATGTATCACTCGATACAAAAGGTGGGCGTGTTCGTTAATGCCAACGAGTATGAGATAATGGATGCGGCGGCTAAATATTATCTGGATTATGTGCAATTGCACGGGAATGAATCTCCTCAATTGTGTACAAAGCTCAATCAACATGTCAAAGTGATTAAAGTATTTTCTGTAGAGAACAAACTGAATAAAGCGTTTATGGAAAAATATAGCGAAGTCTGCGATTATTTTTTATTGGATACCAAAACTAAGTTGCATGGCGGCTCCGGTAAGCAATTTGATTGGCACGCCCTAGAGGATTATGATTTCAAACAACCGTTTTTTCTGAGCGGAGGTATAGGAATAGAGGATGTGGAGACTATCAAAAGGATTGAACACCCTAAGCTTTATGGCATCGATGTCAATTCCAAATTTGAAATTATTCCAGGTACAAAGGACACGCAATTAGTAAAAGAATTTATAAAACAAATCAACTATTAA
- the trpB gene encoding tryptophan synthase subunit beta: MKTEILNRKGYYGEFGGAYIPEILYNNVHELESYFLDILSSPDFKIEYDHLLKEYVGRPTPLYHAKNLSEKYKATILLKREDLNHTGAHKINNAVGQALLAKRLGKKRIIAETGAGQHGVATATVCALMNLDCVVYMGQTDIERQAPNVSRMKMLGAKVIPVHSGSRSLKDATNEAIRDWMNNTEDSYYLIGSVVGPHPYPDLVARLQAVISEEIKHQLKEKFNRSSPDYVIACIGGGSNAAGAFYHFIDDAKVKLIGVEAAGKGIHSGLTAATLAIGKPGIIHGCKTYLIQNADGQITEPHSISAGLDYPGIGPLHANLFKTQRAQYLSATDEEALEAAMELTRREGIIPALESAHALAALQQLQFRKEDIVVVNLSGRGDKDLNTYINHLNY, translated from the coding sequence ATGAAAACAGAAATACTAAACAGAAAGGGATATTACGGCGAATTTGGAGGTGCCTATATTCCTGAAATATTATACAACAACGTGCATGAATTAGAGAGTTACTTTCTCGATATCCTATCTTCTCCCGATTTTAAGATAGAGTATGATCATTTGCTCAAAGAATATGTGGGCCGTCCAACACCTTTGTATCACGCGAAAAATCTGTCTGAAAAATATAAAGCCACCATCTTACTGAAACGCGAAGATCTTAATCATACGGGTGCACATAAAATTAATAACGCTGTTGGGCAAGCATTGCTTGCAAAACGTTTAGGCAAGAAAAGAATCATTGCGGAAACCGGCGCGGGACAACATGGTGTTGCCACTGCTACCGTATGCGCACTAATGAATCTGGATTGTGTTGTGTACATGGGACAAACTGACATTGAACGGCAAGCTCCTAATGTGAGCAGGATGAAAATGCTGGGTGCAAAAGTTATTCCGGTGCATTCGGGAAGTCGATCACTTAAGGATGCAACCAATGAAGCTATTCGTGACTGGATGAATAATACAGAGGATTCCTATTATCTAATTGGCTCCGTGGTTGGACCGCATCCTTATCCCGATTTAGTGGCACGACTACAAGCTGTAATTAGTGAAGAGATTAAGCATCAATTGAAGGAGAAATTTAACCGCAGCTCTCCTGATTATGTGATAGCGTGTATTGGCGGAGGCAGTAATGCCGCAGGTGCCTTCTATCATTTTATTGATGACGCTAAGGTTAAGCTCATTGGTGTTGAGGCGGCAGGAAAGGGCATACACTCAGGACTAACGGCTGCTACATTAGCCATTGGTAAACCGGGTATTATTCATGGCTGCAAAACCTATTTAATACAGAATGCCGACGGACAAATAACGGAACCGCATAGTATATCAGCGGGGCTTGATTATCCGGGAATAGGACCGCTGCATGCAAACTTATTCAAAACACAACGCGCGCAGTATTTAAGCGCGACTGACGAAGAAGCTTTGGAAGCGGCTATGGAATTAACGCGAAGGGAAGGCATAATTCCTGCTTTGGAAAGCGCGCATGCACTGGCGGCGCTTCAACAACTTCAGTTCAGGAAAGAAGATATTGTGGTAGTTAATTTATCCGGAAGAGGAGATAAGGATTTGAATACATACATCAATCATTTAAATTATTAA
- a CDS encoding anthranilate synthase component I family protein has translation MKLHTQIKKILSDRYTPVSLYMNLRDHYQKPLLLESCDYNSRVGHYSYICLNPLADITLKGGVLKTKSELAENSNKVFNSAEIIRQLNAFYKSFEFETYPFDFCYGGLFGFMAYDAIPYFEDIRFNKEKELDLPEMYYACYSLLLVFDHQSDSLYLISHAIDNKQCQIQLSDLEQKIKSGKEVCYPFSAIGGEEVNCTDDEFKAMVEKAKYHCQAGDVFQLVLSKRFSQKFAGDEFNVYRALRNLNPSPYLFYFDLGNYKFFGSSPEAQLVINNQSAEIHPIAGTYKRTGDDAQDTESAAQLFHDPKEKSEHMMLVDLARNDLSKYCKQVEVKKLAQIQFYSHVIHLVSKVEGRLKDEFSPFELLTGTFPAGTLSGAPKFRAMELIEEMEQTSREFYGGCIGLISHCGKVNHAIMIRTFLSKDYCLTYQAGAGIVINSDPESENNEIYNKRRALKRAVQHAEKFNNITNQISHEIISVG, from the coding sequence ATGAAATTACACACACAAATAAAGAAAATACTCTCAGATAGATATACGCCGGTCTCGCTCTACATGAACCTGCGCGATCATTATCAAAAGCCATTGCTTCTTGAAAGCTGTGACTATAATTCACGGGTAGGTCATTATTCCTATATCTGTTTGAATCCGCTTGCGGATATTACCTTGAAGGGCGGAGTACTTAAAACCAAATCAGAATTGGCAGAGAATTCTAACAAAGTATTTAATTCGGCAGAAATTATCCGGCAATTAAATGCATTTTATAAATCGTTCGAATTCGAAACGTATCCGTTTGATTTCTGCTATGGCGGATTATTTGGTTTCATGGCTTATGATGCCATACCTTATTTTGAAGACATCCGTTTTAATAAGGAGAAAGAACTGGATTTGCCGGAGATGTATTATGCCTGTTATTCCCTTCTGTTGGTCTTCGATCATCAATCGGATAGTCTTTATCTGATTAGTCACGCCATCGACAACAAGCAATGTCAAATTCAATTGTCGGATCTGGAACAAAAGATAAAATCAGGAAAGGAAGTATGCTATCCGTTTTCGGCTATTGGTGGTGAAGAGGTCAATTGTACCGATGATGAATTTAAGGCCATGGTAGAAAAAGCCAAATACCATTGTCAGGCCGGTGATGTGTTTCAATTGGTGTTGTCAAAACGTTTCAGTCAGAAATTCGCCGGTGATGAGTTCAATGTTTACAGAGCACTTCGCAATTTAAATCCATCGCCATACTTGTTTTATTTTGATTTAGGGAATTATAAGTTTTTCGGTTCTTCCCCTGAAGCACAACTGGTCATCAATAATCAATCGGCGGAAATTCATCCTATCGCAGGTACTTATAAACGCACCGGTGATGATGCGCAAGACACTGAAAGCGCCGCTCAGTTATTTCATGATCCAAAAGAAAAATCAGAACACATGATGCTGGTGGATCTAGCACGAAATGATTTGAGCAAGTATTGCAAGCAGGTGGAAGTAAAAAAACTGGCGCAGATACAATTCTATTCGCACGTAATTCACCTGGTAAGCAAAGTAGAGGGCCGATTGAAAGATGAGTTTAGTCCTTTTGAACTTTTAACCGGAACATTTCCTGCAGGTACTTTGTCAGGAGCACCGAAATTCAGAGCGATGGAATTGATTGAGGAAATGGAACAAACATCGCGGGAATTTTATGGTGGTTGCATTGGTTTAATTTCGCATTGCGGCAAAGTGAATCACGCCATCATGATCCGTACATTTTTAAGTAAAGATTATTGTTTAACCTATCAGGCCGGTGCCGGGATAGTGATAAATTCCGATCCTGAGAGCGAGAACAATGAAATTTACAATAAAAGGCGTGCTTTAAAAAGAGCCGTACAGCATGCCGAAAAATTTAATAATATTACAAATCAAATCAGCCATGAAATTATTAGTGTTGGATAA
- the trpD gene encoding anthranilate phosphoribosyltransferase → MKTYFEKLSQGYALTQEEAYSAMTGLMQKELNATQTAAVLAFYRARPITLQELSGMAAALEEHCIKIEFEQETMDVCGTGGDGRNTFNISTLSAIVLAASGIPVAKHGNHGSTSVSGSSDILKYLGYEFTNDINVLRRQLDENNICFLHAPLFHPALSSVVSLRKEIGFRTFFNLIGPLTNPANISAKFVGVYNQETARLYHYYLQTQNIRYTIVNSIDGYDEISLTGAVKSYSNQSEKLYTPTELYFEAVMPEDIVGGHSMEESARIFVNILLNKETHQRKHVVLANAAAAYCCYSPQTPFHQAVEICKEAIDSGKAFNVLKNITKK, encoded by the coding sequence ATGAAAACATATTTCGAAAAATTATCACAGGGCTATGCCCTCACACAAGAAGAAGCCTACTCCGCGATGACAGGCTTAATGCAAAAGGAGTTAAATGCAACTCAAACCGCAGCTGTATTGGCTTTCTATCGCGCAAGACCAATTACGCTGCAGGAATTAAGTGGTATGGCAGCGGCACTGGAAGAACATTGCATCAAAATAGAATTTGAGCAAGAAACAATGGATGTATGTGGAACAGGCGGAGACGGAAGAAACACTTTTAATATTTCCACTTTAAGCGCGATTGTTTTAGCGGCAAGCGGCATTCCCGTTGCCAAACACGGTAATCATGGCTCCACATCAGTCAGCGGATCATCCGACATCTTAAAATATCTCGGGTATGAATTTACCAATGACATCAATGTGTTGCGTCGTCAGCTCGATGAAAACAATATTTGTTTTTTGCATGCGCCATTATTCCATCCTGCTTTAAGCAGTGTAGTCTCCTTAAGAAAGGAAATTGGCTTCCGAACTTTTTTTAATCTTATCGGACCATTAACCAATCCTGCTAATATATCGGCCAAGTTTGTTGGCGTATATAATCAGGAAACCGCACGATTGTATCATTACTATCTGCAAACACAAAACATCCGCTACACGATAGTCAATTCAATTGATGGGTATGATGAAATCAGTTTAACCGGCGCGGTTAAGTCTTACTCCAATCAATCCGAAAAACTTTACACTCCCACAGAATTATATTTTGAAGCTGTAATGCCTGAGGATATTGTGGGCGGCCATAGCATGGAAGAATCGGCAAGGATATTTGTGAACATATTACTGAATAAAGAAACTCATCAACGTAAACATGTGGTGCTTGCTAATGCCGCCGCCGCATATTGTTGTTATTCGCCTCAAACTCCTTTTCATCAGGCAGTGGAAATCTGTAAAGAAGCAATTGATTCCGGAAAAGCATTTAACGTATTAAAAAATATAACTAAAAAATGA
- a CDS encoding aminodeoxychorismate/anthranilate synthase component II: MKLLVLDNYDSFTYNLVHLVEKVSEIPFEVHRNDKITLSEVAAFDKVLLSPGPGLPKDAGIMPELIKQYASSKSIFGVCLGLQAIGEAFGAQLKNLDTVYHGIATPIHVTGNDILFKDCPATFTVGRYHSWVVDRNALTSDLIITAVDEQNEIMALKHQSYDVRGVQFHPESILSEYGETLLRNWLKA, from the coding sequence ATGAAATTATTAGTGTTGGATAATTACGATAGTTTTACTTACAACCTCGTGCATTTAGTAGAAAAGGTAAGTGAAATCCCCTTTGAAGTTCATCGTAATGATAAGATTACCTTGAGCGAAGTGGCTGCATTTGATAAAGTACTTTTATCGCCGGGACCGGGATTACCAAAGGACGCAGGCATCATGCCTGAACTTATTAAGCAATACGCTTCTTCCAAATCCATTTTTGGAGTTTGTTTAGGATTGCAGGCAATCGGCGAAGCTTTCGGCGCTCAACTAAAAAATCTGGATACGGTTTATCATGGCATTGCTACTCCAATTCATGTTACCGGGAATGATATCCTGTTTAAGGATTGTCCCGCTACTTTCACAGTAGGCCGCTACCATTCCTGGGTAGTGGATAGAAATGCGCTAACCTCTGATTTAATAATTACTGCTGTTGATGAGCAAAATGAAATCATGGCACTGAAACATCAGTCGTATGACGTGAGAGGTGTGCAGTTTCATCCTGAATCTATTCTTTCTGAATACGGAGAAACCCTGCTCCGCAATTGGCTTAAAGCCTAA